From the genome of Denticeps clupeoides chromosome 4, fDenClu1.1, whole genome shotgun sequence, one region includes:
- the odf3l2a gene encoding outer dense fiber protein 3-like protein 2a → MPMEEVAKRRPIIAGRERGPGPGRYGLPPTIGFIGHDYTKPSSPAYSFHSRMSSNMVSVDSSPGPQYHVDAKMTRFGRDGTPSFSMQGRAKRGGEMFQTPGPGAYSPEKAPPLNLHRRPPSYTIGSRTRYRAIDTVPAPNKYTLPALMGSHVPNIPGSVSYSVSGRWKVGGPAEDLAMTPGPGKYNSTDPSVYLYRQPSFSMQSRHTIPSDATRKPGPGTHSPEKVVAHLPRPPSYSLGIRHSEFVTPLVIDVLD, encoded by the exons ATGCCCATGGAAGAGGTAGCTAAGAGGAGACCGATAATTGCAGGCAGAGAGCGAG GGCCAGGACCTGGACGCTATGGTCTTCCTCCTACAATTGGCTTCATTGGCCATGACTACACTAAACCCAGCAGTCCGGCCTATTCTTTCCACAGTCGAATGAGCAGCAACA TGGTGTCTGTGGACTCCAGCCCTGGTCCTCAGTATCACGTTGATGCGAAAATGACCCGCTTTGGCCGAGATGGGACTCCCTCTTTTTCCATGCAGGGCCGAGCAAAGCGTGGTG GTGAAATGTTCCAGACTCCTGGTCCAGGAGCATACAGCCCAGAGAAAGCACCACCTCTAAATTTGCACAGGAGGCCACCATCATACACAATTGGGTCCCGCACACGCTACCGAGCTATAGACACTGTGCCCGCGCCGAATAAATACACCCTGCCTGCCCTCATGGGCTCTCATGTGCCTAACATACCCGGCAGTGTCAGCTACTCTGTGTCCGGCCGCTGGAAGGTGGGGGGGCCAGCTGAAGACCTTGCCATGACACCAGGACCTGGCAAGTACAACAGCACAGACCCCAGTGTTTACCTGTATAGACAGCCATCTTTCTCCATGCAGAGTCGCCATACCATCCCATCTGACGCAACCCGTAAACCCGGCCCGGGCACTCACAGTCCTGAAAAGGTGGTTGCCCATCTTCCACGACCTCCATCTTATTCTCTGGGCATAAGGCACTCAGAGTTTGTCACGCCATTGGTTATTGATGTTTTGGATTGA
- the crlf1a gene encoding cytokine receptor-like factor 1a isoform X2: protein MITLLFLMLNAPSALSSAAQVAAIYPQDPALLIGSSLTATCSVSSELGLHANSLFWTLNGKRLPSSSYTVLSPTVLSVTLAQLPGSRQRSGDNLVCHNSGGHVLAGSCLYVGMPPEKPVNLTCWSRNTKDLTCRWAPGGQGETFIRTRYTLKYKLRWYGKEKECDDYSTGEPYTCYIPRDLALFTPYEIWVEASNQLGTATSEVLSLDILDVVTTDPPADVLVSRVGDLEDQLSVRWATPPALKDFLFQAKYQIRYRLEDSTEWKVVDDVGNQTSCRLAGLRPGTVYFVQVRCNPVGILGSRKAGIWSDWSHPTAASTPPSERLLTGSCESKPGQQNSTLRRDLKQFFGWVRKHAYGCSGMSIKLYDQWRVWLQKSQKTRNQVGSSRR, encoded by the exons AGGTGGCAGCGATATACCCACAGGACCCAGCTCTGCTTATTGGCTCCAGCCTGACAGCCACCTGCTCAGTCAGCTCCGAGCTGGGCCTCCACGCCAACTCTCTCTTCTGGACACTAAATGGGAAGCGTCTCCCCAGCAGCTCCTACACCGTCCTCAGCCCCACGGTGCTCAGTGTCACCCTGGCCCAGCTGCCCGGTTCCCGCCAACGATCCGGAGACAACCTGGTGTGCCACAACAGCGGGGGCCACGTCCTGGCTGGATCCTGTCTCTATGTTGGCA TGCCTCCAGAGAAACCAGTGAACCTGACCTGCTGGTCCAGGAACACAAAAGACCTGACGTGTAGATGGGCCCCAGGAGGACAGGGGGAGACCTTCATTAGGACCAGATACACTCTGAAGTATAAGCTAAG GTGGTACGGTAAGGAGAAGGAGTGCGATGACTACAGCACAGGCGAGCCGTACACATGCTACATCCCCCGAGACCTGGCCCTGTTCACACCCTACGAGATCTGGGTAGAGGCATCCAATCAGCTCGGCACAGCCACCTCCGAGGTCCTCAGCCTGGATATCTTAGACGTGG TGACCACCGATCCCCCAGCAGACGTTCTGGTCAGCCGTGTGGGAGACCTGGAGGACCAACTCAGTGTGCGCTGGGCCACCCCTCCTGCTCTCAAAGACTTTCTTTTCCAGGCCAAGTATCAAATTCGTTACAGACTGGAGGACAGCACAGAATGGAAG GTCGTAGATGATGTAGGCAACCAGACTTCATGCAGGCTGGCGGGTCTGAGGCCCGGCACAGTGTACTTTGTGCAGGTGCGGTGTAACCCGGTGGGAATTTTGGGATCCAGGAAGGCAGGAATTTGGAGCGACTGGAGCCATCCCACAGCAGCTTCCACTCCGCCTagtg AGCGACTTCTGACTGGCTCATGTGAGTCGAAGCCGGGGCAGCAGAACTCCACACTGAGGCGAGACCTGAAGCAGTTCTTTGGCTGGGTACGGAAACACGCTTATGGCTGCAGTGGCATGTCCATCAAACTTTACGACCAGTGGCGTGTCTGGCTGCAGAAATCCCAAAAAACACGCAACCAGGTAG GTTCTTCAAGGCGATAA
- the coa1 gene encoding cytochrome c oxidase assembly factor 1 homolog isoform X2, which translates to MHVCDLHCLIKKFAASEYHRLALECLNAHTTAMENLGAPPLKVHNLHLTDRYNSMDQTRAQIKIPVTGSKTGGYLYATSIRDAQINRWHLQEAILQLRDGKQIDIFSIHQHKRD; encoded by the exons ATGCACGTTTGTGATCTACATTGTCTCATAA AGAAATTTGCCGCATCAGAGTATCACCGGTTGGCGCTCGAGTGCCTGAATGCCCACACCACTGCAATGGAGAACTTGGGAGCTCCTCCACTGAAGGTCCATAACCTCCATCTGACTGATCGGTACAACAGTATGGACCAAACTAGAGCACAA ATCAAAATTCCTGTAACTGGATCAAAAACTGGAGGCTATCTTTATGCAACGTCTATCAGAGATGCACAAATTAATAG GTGGCATCTTCAGGAAGCAATTTTGCAGCTCAGGGATGGCAAGCAGATAGATATTTTTAGCATCCACCAGCATAAACGTGACTAA
- the blvra gene encoding biliverdin reductase A: MFGVVVVGLGMAGAVRIRDLQTPLASSAAENLSLKGFVSRRSMEDQQGVKQISLDEAVSRDDIKVAMICTENSSHEEHIRRFLEAGKHVCVEYPMTLSYKAAVELCNLAQQKGLVLHEEHIELLTVDFKQLKRDISGKRLEEGTLHFTGGPMKPDFGFLAFSGIARLTWLVDLFGELTVTAASVVEEKENKYTKMTVQLLTKDQKSLTWIEERGPGLARVKRINFRFDSCSMTELPAAPREAVGLFMQDLVFFAQKLLGEVPTEGLRADQKRILHCLELADRIQQFSQAP, from the exons ATGTttggtgtggtggtggtgggcctCGGCATGGCAGGAGCGGTGAGGATAAGGGACTTGCAAACCCCTTTAGCATCCAGTGCTGCTGAAAACCTGAGTTTAAAGGGATTTGTGTCCAG GAGAAGTATGGAGGATCAGCAGGGGGTGAAGCAAATATCCCTGGACGAAGCGGTCAGTCGGGACGACATAAAGGTGGCCATGATCTGTACTGAGAACTCATCACACGAGGAACACATAAG GAGGTTTCTGGAAGCTGGTAAACATGTATGTGTGGAGTACCCGATGACCCTGAGTTACAAAGCTGCTGTTGAACTATGTAACCTGGCGCAGCAGAAGG GTCTGGTGCTCCACGAAGAGCACATAGAACTCCTCACAGTCGACTTCAAACAGCTAAAAAGGGACATTTCTGGGAAGCGACTAGAGGAGGGCACCCTGCACTTTACAG GTGGTCCTATGAAACCGGACTTTGGGTTCCTTGCATTCAGTGGAATCGCCCGCCTCACTTGGCTGGTTGATCTGTTTGGAGAGCTGACAGTTACTGCAGCATCTgtggtggaggagaaggagaacaaGTACACAAAGATGACTGTCCAACTGCTGACAAAAGATCAAAA GTCTCTTACATGGATTGAGGAACGTGGCCCAGGCCTGGCCAGAGTGAAGCGCATTAACTTCCGCTTTGACTCCTGTTCCATGACTGAACTCCCAGCAGCTCCCAGAGAGGCTGTGGGCCTTTTCATGCAGGATCTGGTGTTCTTTGCACAAAAACTCCTGGGCGAGGTTCCCACTGAGGGGCTTCGAGCAGACCAGAAGAGGATCCTCCACTGTCTGGAGCTGGCCGACCGCATCCAGCAGTTCAGTCAGGCACCCTAA
- the ebi3 gene encoding interleukin-27 subunit beta — translation MSKQCYGIFFGILLTIAGVFGQDTSAQPHMNKSASDPSDLYVAVGSEVNIPCFGGEELEWRVNRSALTTGPVLHLRNVSLEDTGVYTCHGLNGDISDQISLHPGYAPSPPVVHCWAPSYPQKAFCSWVQKPDTLLPTQYLVTYRDGQTQKTYPCISVMGSDSLCEMSKLQLFTLQPHILNITAINALGTATGFMQFILEDIVKPDPPVNLTITASSAKRATVEWTPPPSWPDTVHFPLKYTVRYYWDQQQTDHTLGPYELPRITITGLRSGRTYKIQVSAEDLLDQGSRSEWSDPVSLAVPSS, via the exons ATGAGCAAACAGTGCTACGGGATCTTCTTTGGGATTCTTTTAACCATTGCTGGAGTGTTTGGTCAGGACACTTCAGCTCAGCCT CACATGAACAAATCGGCCTCTGATCCCTCAGATCTGTATGTGGCTGTGGGCTCAGAGGTGAACATACCATGCTTTGGTGGAGAAGAACTGGAGTGGAGAGTGAATAGGTCTGCACTTACCACAGGACCTGTGCTTCACCTGCGTAATGTCAGTCTGGAGGATACTGGGGTCTATACCTGCCATGGCCTCAATGGTGACATCAGTGATCAGATATCACTACACCCTGGTT ATGCCCCTTCTCCCCCAGTGGTGCACTGCTGGGCTCCAAGTTACCCTCAAAAGGCCTTCTGTTCTTGGGTTCAGAAACCAGACACCCTACTGCCTACACAATATTTGGTCACTTACAG AGATGGACAAACCCAGAAGACCTATCCATGTATAAGTGTGATGGGCTCAGACAGTTTGTGTGAGATGAGCAAACTGCAGCTTTTCACATTGCAGccacacattttaaatatcacTGCCATCAATGCACTCGGCACTGCAACAGGATTCATGCAATTTATCCTGGAGGATATTG TGAAGCCAGACCCTCCAGTGAATTTGACAATAACTGCCAGCTCTGCAAAGAGGGCAACCGTGGAGTGGACTCCTCCACCGTCCTGGCCAGACACTGTCCACTTTCCCCTGAAATATACAGTGAGATATTACTGGGACCAACAACAGACAGACCACACA CTGGGTCCATATGAACTGCCCCGGATCACAATTACTGGGCTCAGGAGTGGGCGTACTTACAAGATTCAGGTGTCTGCTGAGGATTTGCTGGATCAGGGCAGCAGAAGCGAATGGAGTGATCCTGTCAGTTTGGCTGTGCCATCTTCCTGA
- the coa1 gene encoding cytochrome c oxidase assembly factor 1 homolog isoform X1 — MQRSRSASLLQQMAIFITVLTGGGCSLMYYLMQKKFAASEYHRLALECLNAHTTAMENLGAPPLKVHNLHLTDRYNSMDQTRAQIKIPVTGSKTGGYLYATSIRDAQINRWHLQEAILQLRDGKQIDIFSIHQHKRD; from the exons ATGCAGAGGTCAAGGTCAGCCAGTCTTCTCCAGCAGATGGCCATTTTTATAACTGTGCTTACTGGAGGAGGCTGCTCATTGATGTATTACCTAATGCAAA AGAAATTTGCCGCATCAGAGTATCACCGGTTGGCGCTCGAGTGCCTGAATGCCCACACCACTGCAATGGAGAACTTGGGAGCTCCTCCACTGAAGGTCCATAACCTCCATCTGACTGATCGGTACAACAGTATGGACCAAACTAGAGCACAA ATCAAAATTCCTGTAACTGGATCAAAAACTGGAGGCTATCTTTATGCAACGTCTATCAGAGATGCACAAATTAATAG GTGGCATCTTCAGGAAGCAATTTTGCAGCTCAGGGATGGCAAGCAGATAGATATTTTTAGCATCCACCAGCATAAACGTGACTAA
- the LOC114787586 gene encoding WD repeat-containing protein 48-like, translated as MATHHRQIAAGRRKVQVSYVIRDEVEKYNRNGVNALQLDPLLNRLFTAGRDSIIRIWSVSQHKEPYIASMEHHTDWVNDIVLCCNGKTLISASSDTTVKVWNAHKGFCMSTLRTHKDYVKALAYAKDKELVASAGLDRQIFLWDVNTLTALTASNNTVTTSSLSGNKDSIYSLAMNQMGTVIVSGSTEKVLRVWDPRTCAKLMKLKGHTDNVKSLLLNRDGTQCVSGSSDGTIRLWSLGQQRCIATYRVHDEGVWALQVDDAFTHIYSGGRDRKIYCTDLRNPDIRVLICEEKAPVLRMELDKSADPPPAIWVSTTKSAVNKWPLKGIHNFRLSGDYDNDCSAPLSPLCMQPEQVIKGGASIIQCHILNEKRHILTKDTNDNVAYWDVLKACKVEDLGKVEFDEEIKKRFKMVYVPNWFSVDLKTGMLTVTLDESDCFAAWVSAKDTGFTSPDGSDPKLNLGGLLLQALLEFWPRTHINPMEEEETEVNHVNGEQESRIQKGNGYFQVPPHTPVIFGEAGGRTLFRLLCRDSGGETESMLLNETVPQWVIDITVDKNMPKFNKIPFYLQPHSSSGAKTLKKDRLSASDMLQVRKVMEHVYEKIINLDTESQTTSSSSANEKPGDPEKEEDVAVLAEEKIELMCQDQTLDPNMDLRTVKHFIWKSGGDLTLHYKQKST; from the exons ATGGCGACACATCACAGGCAGATCGCAGCTGGGCGGCGGAAAGTTCAG GTTTCATATGTCATCAGAGACGAGGTTGAGAAATACAACCGCAATGGGGTGAACGCTCTGCAGCTGGACCCGCTTCTGAACCGACTCTTCACTGCTGGCAGAGACTCTATCATTCGGATATGGAGTGTCAGTCAACACAAA GAGCCATACATAGCTTCAATGGAGCACCACACTGACTGGGTTAATGACATTGTCCTCTGTTGCAATGGGAAGACTT tgatATCAGCTTCCTCAGATACAACTGTAAAGGTTTGGAATGCACACAAAGGATTCTGCATGTCAACGTTACGAACACACAAG GACTATGTCAAAGCCCTAGCATATGCAAAAGACAAAGAGCTGGTGGCCTCAGCCGGGCTGGACAGACAGATTTTCCTCTGGGATGTGAATACACTGACAGCACTCACAGCTTCTAACAACACAGTCACCA CCTCCTCCTTAAGTGGGAACAAGGACTCTATCTACAGTCTGGCCATGAACCAAATGGGAACTGTTATAGTGTCAGGCTCGACTGAAAag GTATTGAGGGTCTGGGATCCACGCACATGTGCTAAACTTATGAAACTGAAAGGCCACACAGACAATGTTAAGTCTTTATTACTTAACAGAGATGGTACTCAG TGTGTatctggcagctcagatgggACTATACGGCTGTGGTCACTGGGACAGCAGAGGTGTATCGCCACATACAGGGTCCATGATGAGGGGGTTTGGGCCTTGCAGGTCGATGATGCgttcacacacatttactctGGTGGGCGTGACCGCAAGATTTATTGTACAGATCTTCGCAACCCGGACATTCGCGTTCTGATCTGTGAGGAGAAAGCCCCAGTCCTTAGA ATGGAACTTGATAAATCAGCAGACCCTCCACCTGCCATATGGGTGTCCACAACCAAGTCAGCTGTCAACAAATGG CCACTAAAGGGCATTCATAATTTTCGCTTATCGGGGGACTACGACAATGACTGCAGTGCTCCTCTGTCCCCTCTGTGCATGCAACCTGAACAAGTGATAAAAG gtgGTGCCAGCATTATTCAGTGTCACATTCTTAATGAGAAAAGGCACATCCTCACTAAAGACACTAATGACAATGTGGCGTACTGGGATGTGCTCAAG GCATGTAAGGTTGAAGACCTTGGCAAAGTAGAATTTGATGAAGAAATTAAAAAACGTTTTAAGATGGTTTATGTGCCTAACTGGTTCTCTGTAGATCTGAAGACAGGG ATGCTGACTGTCACACTGGATGAGAGTGATTGCTTTGCAGCCTGGGTCTCTGCCAAGGATACTGGTTTCACAAGCCCAGATGGTTCTGACCCAAAAT TGAATTTGGGAGGACTTCTGCTGCAGGCGTTGTTGGAGTTCTGGCCCAGGACTCACATTAACcccatggaggaggaggagactgaGGTGAACCATG TAAATGGAGAGCAGGAGAGTCGGATACAGAAAGGCAACGGCTACTTCCAAGTTCCACCTCACACTCCAGTCATCTTCGGTGAGGCTGGTGGCCGGACTCTGTTCAG GTTGTTGTGCCGTGATTCAGGGGGTGAGACAGAGTCCATGTTACTGAATGAAACAGTTCCTCAGTGGGTCATAGACATCACTGTTGAT AAAAACATGCCTAAATTCAACAAAATTCCCTTCTACCTCCAGCCTCACTCATCTTCAGGGGCTAAAACTTTAAAGAA GGACCGACTGTCAGCAAGTGACATGCTGCAGGTAAGGAAGGTGATGGAACACGTCTATGAAAAGATCATCAACCTGGACACAGAGTCCCAAACCACCAGCTCTTCCTCAGCCAATGAAAAGCCAGGAGAcccagagaaggaggaggatgtTGCTGTGCTGGCTGAGGAGAAGATTGAGCTCATGTGCCAGGACCAg ACATTAGACCCCAACATGGACCTGCGCACAGTGAAGCATTTTATCTGGAAGAGCGGTGGAGATCTTACTCTCCACTACAAACAGAAGTCCACTTGA
- the crlf1a gene encoding cytokine receptor-like factor 1a isoform X1, translating into MITLLFLMLNAPSALSSAAQVAAIYPQDPALLIGSSLTATCSVSSELGLHANSLFWTLNGKRLPSSSYTVLSPTVLSVTLAQLPGSRQRSGDNLVCHNSGGHVLAGSCLYVGMPPEKPVNLTCWSRNTKDLTCRWAPGGQGETFIRTRYTLKYKLRWYGKEKECDDYSTGEPYTCYIPRDLALFTPYEIWVEASNQLGTATSEVLSLDILDVVTTDPPADVLVSRVGDLEDQLSVRWATPPALKDFLFQAKYQIRYRLEDSTEWKVVDDVGNQTSCRLAGLRPGTVYFVQVRCNPVGILGSRKAGIWSDWSHPTAASTPPSERLLTGSCESKPGQQNSTLRRDLKQFFGWVRKHAYGCSGMSIKLYDQWRVWLQKSQKTRNQVLQGDKS; encoded by the exons AGGTGGCAGCGATATACCCACAGGACCCAGCTCTGCTTATTGGCTCCAGCCTGACAGCCACCTGCTCAGTCAGCTCCGAGCTGGGCCTCCACGCCAACTCTCTCTTCTGGACACTAAATGGGAAGCGTCTCCCCAGCAGCTCCTACACCGTCCTCAGCCCCACGGTGCTCAGTGTCACCCTGGCCCAGCTGCCCGGTTCCCGCCAACGATCCGGAGACAACCTGGTGTGCCACAACAGCGGGGGCCACGTCCTGGCTGGATCCTGTCTCTATGTTGGCA TGCCTCCAGAGAAACCAGTGAACCTGACCTGCTGGTCCAGGAACACAAAAGACCTGACGTGTAGATGGGCCCCAGGAGGACAGGGGGAGACCTTCATTAGGACCAGATACACTCTGAAGTATAAGCTAAG GTGGTACGGTAAGGAGAAGGAGTGCGATGACTACAGCACAGGCGAGCCGTACACATGCTACATCCCCCGAGACCTGGCCCTGTTCACACCCTACGAGATCTGGGTAGAGGCATCCAATCAGCTCGGCACAGCCACCTCCGAGGTCCTCAGCCTGGATATCTTAGACGTGG TGACCACCGATCCCCCAGCAGACGTTCTGGTCAGCCGTGTGGGAGACCTGGAGGACCAACTCAGTGTGCGCTGGGCCACCCCTCCTGCTCTCAAAGACTTTCTTTTCCAGGCCAAGTATCAAATTCGTTACAGACTGGAGGACAGCACAGAATGGAAG GTCGTAGATGATGTAGGCAACCAGACTTCATGCAGGCTGGCGGGTCTGAGGCCCGGCACAGTGTACTTTGTGCAGGTGCGGTGTAACCCGGTGGGAATTTTGGGATCCAGGAAGGCAGGAATTTGGAGCGACTGGAGCCATCCCACAGCAGCTTCCACTCCGCCTagtg AGCGACTTCTGACTGGCTCATGTGAGTCGAAGCCGGGGCAGCAGAACTCCACACTGAGGCGAGACCTGAAGCAGTTCTTTGGCTGGGTACGGAAACACGCTTATGGCTGCAGTGGCATGTCCATCAAACTTTACGACCAGTGGCGTGTCTGGCTGCAGAAATCCCAAAAAACACGCAACCAG GTTCTTCAAGGCGATAAATCCTAG